A region from the Cystobacter ferrugineus genome encodes:
- a CDS encoding glycosyl hydrolase, with protein MKSLVASACITAFVLLGCGVSPPNTGTPSNPSPGTPTDTPSEGDPGTQPVVKKSAKRGIAFDFAAPGDMAAVAPGVSWWYNWSDRPHANIPSDYQSRYGMDFIPMLWNGNFDAAKIESFLKAHPDIKYLLLLNEPNLNDQARMTPQEAAKLWPRYESVAANTGVKLVGPAMSWGTLEGYSDPVVWLDAFYAAYRGANGNRDPRIDYLAFHWYDYGLSGQLDRLKKYGKHFWVTEFANCHSQKDGAQIDSVAKQKAQMTEMVAVCENREDVFRYAWFTGRWTNDPCFASLLGAAGTLTELGAHYLSLPYR; from the coding sequence ATGAAATCTCTGGTCGCGTCGGCGTGCATCACGGCATTCGTGCTGCTGGGTTGTGGGGTGAGTCCTCCCAACACGGGCACTCCCTCGAACCCCTCCCCAGGCACGCCCACGGACACGCCCTCCGAGGGAGACCCGGGAACCCAGCCGGTGGTGAAGAAGAGCGCCAAGCGCGGCATCGCCTTCGACTTCGCGGCGCCCGGGGACATGGCCGCCGTCGCCCCCGGGGTGAGCTGGTGGTACAACTGGAGCGACCGGCCCCACGCGAACATTCCCTCGGACTACCAGTCCCGCTACGGCATGGACTTCATCCCCATGCTGTGGAACGGCAACTTCGACGCCGCGAAGATCGAGTCCTTCCTCAAGGCCCATCCGGACATCAAGTACCTGCTGCTGCTCAATGAGCCCAATCTCAATGATCAGGCCAGGATGACGCCCCAGGAGGCGGCGAAGCTGTGGCCCCGGTACGAGAGCGTCGCCGCGAACACGGGAGTGAAGCTGGTGGGCCCCGCGATGAGCTGGGGCACCCTCGAGGGCTACTCGGATCCGGTGGTCTGGCTCGATGCCTTCTACGCGGCCTACCGCGGGGCGAACGGCAACCGCGACCCGCGCATCGACTACCTCGCCTTCCACTGGTACGACTACGGGCTGTCGGGCCAGCTCGACCGGCTCAAGAAGTACGGCAAGCATTTCTGGGTCACGGAGTTCGCCAACTGCCACAGCCAGAAGGATGGCGCGCAGATCGACTCGGTGGCCAAGCAGAAGGCCCAGATGACGGAGATGGTGGCCGTCTGCGAGAACCGCGAGGACGTGTTCCGCTACGCCTGGTTCACGGGCCGGTGGACGAATGACCCGTGCTTCGCGAGCCTGCTGGGCGCTGCGGGTACCCTGACGGAGCTGGGCGCCCACTACCTCTCGCTCCCCTACCGCTGA
- a CDS encoding FAD binding domain-containing protein — MQSFEWVDAESVEQAVSLLGEGSERAPVMAKAGGMDLLDLIKVGVVAPRRVVNLKTIKGLDGVRFDARQGLELGALVTLNRVSQEPEVRRRFVALAEAAGHAGTPQVRNAATIGGNLLQRPRCWYFRDDYFHQAGGDAVERVREGENQYHAIFDNQRTVMVHASTPATALVAYGASVELSGPGGKTRVVPVSDFLLPPDTKRPSDTVIAPNEVLTRVRIPAPGAGTKAAYHKQGERESYDWPICDVAVVLQMDGRVVRQAAIALGWVAPTPRRAAEAEKLLVGKKLDEELARQAAKAAVGGATPLSKNAYKVPILEAVIRRTVVAASKA; from the coding sequence ATGCAGAGCTTCGAGTGGGTGGATGCTGAATCCGTGGAGCAGGCCGTCTCGCTGCTGGGTGAAGGCAGCGAGCGCGCGCCGGTCATGGCGAAGGCCGGCGGCATGGATCTCCTGGATCTGATCAAGGTCGGCGTGGTGGCCCCGCGCCGGGTGGTCAACCTCAAGACCATCAAGGGCCTGGATGGAGTGCGCTTCGATGCCAGACAGGGCCTGGAGCTCGGGGCCCTGGTGACACTGAACCGGGTGTCGCAGGAGCCCGAGGTGCGCCGCCGCTTCGTGGCGCTCGCGGAGGCGGCGGGGCACGCCGGGACGCCCCAGGTCCGCAATGCCGCCACCATCGGTGGCAACCTGCTCCAGCGGCCCCGCTGCTGGTACTTCCGCGACGACTACTTCCATCAGGCGGGGGGCGACGCGGTCGAGCGGGTGCGCGAGGGGGAGAACCAGTACCACGCCATCTTCGACAACCAGCGCACGGTGATGGTGCACGCCTCCACCCCGGCCACGGCCCTGGTGGCCTATGGCGCCTCGGTCGAGCTGAGCGGACCCGGGGGCAAGACGCGCGTGGTCCCCGTGTCCGACTTCCTGCTGCCACCGGACACGAAGCGCCCGAGCGACACGGTCATCGCGCCGAACGAGGTGTTGACGCGCGTGCGCATCCCGGCGCCGGGCGCGGGAACGAAGGCGGCGTACCACAAGCAGGGCGAGCGCGAGAGCTACGACTGGCCGATCTGCGACGTCGCGGTGGTGCTCCAGATGGATGGCCGGGTCGTCCGGCAGGCGGCCATCGCCCTGGGCTGGGTCGCGCCCACGCCCCGGCGGGCGGCCGAGGCGGAGAAGCTCCTGGTGGGGAAGAAGCTCGATGAGGAGCTCGCGCGGCAGGCGGCGAAGGCGGCCGTGGGCGGCGCGACGCCCCTGTCGAAGAACGCCTACAAGGTGCCGATCCTCGAAGCGGTGATCCGAAGGACGGTGGTCGCCGCGTCGAAGGCATGA
- a CDS encoding TadE family protein, with amino-acid sequence MEMTPTSSRESGQAAVEAALIVPLMVFMVLGIIQLGMMHHARLMTEYAAYRSARAGIVNHAHCELMRNAALVSVLPTLGPTPSGQPGRVDTLLRAAKHYREYAVSGTNNPVLFHIPGKLEKVRVEVLNPKKSQLSNLFSTYGDAMKAQEIDYDDVRDDAIIRANLLSVRITYFYEMRIPFANWLIHGWFMGFDSLDKLKGIQFENQRLGGQASHQALEKLGASKGKTSRQKNDYKLISGLATGQRKYIIPLVTTYSMRMQSNMMQKHVSPCAVDE; translated from the coding sequence ATGGAGATGACCCCCACATCTTCCCGGGAATCGGGCCAGGCGGCCGTCGAGGCGGCGCTCATCGTGCCGCTGATGGTGTTCATGGTGCTGGGCATCATCCAGTTGGGAATGATGCACCACGCCCGGTTGATGACGGAGTACGCGGCCTACCGCTCCGCGCGGGCGGGCATCGTCAACCACGCGCACTGCGAGCTGATGCGCAACGCGGCGCTCGTCTCCGTGCTGCCCACGCTGGGGCCTACTCCCTCGGGACAGCCGGGCCGGGTGGACACCCTGCTCAGGGCAGCCAAGCACTATAGGGAATACGCCGTATCGGGAACGAACAACCCGGTGCTCTTCCACATCCCGGGCAAGCTCGAGAAGGTCCGTGTGGAGGTGCTCAACCCCAAGAAGAGCCAGCTCTCCAACCTCTTCTCCACCTATGGCGATGCCATGAAGGCGCAGGAGATCGACTACGACGACGTGCGCGATGACGCCATCATCCGCGCCAACCTGCTGTCGGTCCGCATCACCTACTTCTACGAGATGCGCATCCCCTTCGCCAACTGGCTCATCCACGGCTGGTTCATGGGCTTCGACTCCCTGGACAAGCTCAAGGGCATCCAGTTCGAGAACCAGCGCCTGGGAGGCCAGGCCTCCCACCAGGCCCTGGAGAAGCTGGGGGCCAGCAAGGGCAAGACCAGCCGCCAGAAGAATGACTACAAGCTCATCTCCGGTCTCGCCACGGGCCAGAGGAAATACATCATTCCCCTGGTCACCACCTATTCCATGCGCATGCAGTCCAACATGATGCAGAAGCACGTCAGCCCCTGCGCGGTGGACGAATGA
- a CDS encoding xanthine dehydrogenase family protein molybdopterin-binding subunit has translation MKEVTRRVPEDEPPPLPENAKLKSIGKPVSRLDGVEKVTGRARYTFDVQLPGMLWGKWIVSPLPHARIKSIDTSAVERAPGVRAVHVLERMLSAAQLRDPKAEKNNRYLTVRYAGQPIAAIAADTPRAAEAAAKLLKVEYEPLPHVTGIEEAMRENAPLVFPGPTEQPATAGGGGAPPGLPQKGNVRGPDTKPRGVGPRGDVAQGFRESDVVVEAEYRTQVQTHVPMETHGIVADWRDEGLTLYASTQYIGSIRDEAAEYFDLPKNKIRVISEFTGGGFGAKYGIGNFGLLAIHLSRKARAPVRMMLDRRDEHISGGNRPNSIQRLKLGARRDGTLVALQVQAYGSGGVAGGAGVGFAHSTLYSCPNVHVEQYDVFTNTGPCAAFRAPGQAQGMFALEQAMDELAEKLAMDPLALRAKLDVSGTDDSLARAHERRVGAERFGWNKRRPAGTDKGPIKRGIGVSQSQWLYLVHRNTACEVRVMGDGSVEAFSGAQDIGTGTRTILAQVVAEEFGLRAEEIGSHIGDSHYPAGPPSGGSRVSSSLTPAARNAAWRCARDLASRLAPVLDANAEDIVFAGGKVMVKGKNSLALPFREAVKKARIQEISHRAERRDDYEGYAAAGAEVNISRHGIGGVQFAEVEVDTETGIVKVVRVVAVHDCGRPINPKLTESQIFGGVIQGVSYALYEERHLDAASGHQLNTNVDQYKIVGSREVPNIQVILLEQLGAQSSTDARGIAEPANVATAAAVANAFYNATGKRIRTLPMTPANVLAALRA, from the coding sequence TTGAAGGAGGTCACCCGGCGCGTCCCCGAGGACGAGCCCCCTCCCCTCCCCGAGAACGCGAAGCTCAAGTCCATTGGCAAGCCCGTCTCCCGTCTGGACGGAGTCGAGAAGGTCACTGGCAGGGCCCGCTACACCTTCGATGTGCAGCTACCCGGAATGCTCTGGGGCAAGTGGATCGTCTCGCCCCTGCCCCATGCGCGCATCAAGTCCATCGACACCTCGGCGGTCGAGCGCGCCCCCGGAGTCCGGGCCGTTCACGTGCTGGAGCGCATGCTGTCGGCCGCGCAGTTGCGCGACCCCAAGGCGGAGAAGAACAACCGCTACCTCACGGTGCGCTACGCGGGCCAGCCCATCGCGGCGATCGCGGCCGACACCCCCCGCGCCGCCGAGGCCGCGGCGAAGCTGCTCAAGGTGGAGTACGAGCCGCTGCCCCACGTCACCGGAATCGAAGAGGCGATGAGGGAGAACGCGCCGCTCGTCTTTCCCGGTCCCACCGAGCAGCCGGCGACGGCGGGAGGCGGTGGAGCCCCCCCAGGCCTCCCCCAGAAGGGCAACGTGCGCGGTCCCGACACGAAGCCCCGAGGCGTGGGTCCGCGCGGAGACGTGGCCCAGGGGTTTCGCGAGTCCGACGTGGTGGTCGAAGCGGAATACCGCACGCAGGTGCAGACCCACGTGCCCATGGAGACACATGGCATCGTCGCCGACTGGCGGGACGAGGGGCTCACCCTGTACGCGTCCACCCAGTACATTGGAAGCATCCGGGACGAGGCCGCCGAGTACTTCGACCTGCCGAAGAACAAGATCCGGGTGATCAGTGAGTTCACCGGGGGCGGCTTCGGCGCGAAGTATGGGATTGGCAACTTCGGGCTGCTCGCCATCCACCTCTCGCGCAAGGCCCGGGCGCCGGTACGGATGATGTTGGATCGCCGGGACGAGCACATCTCGGGCGGCAATCGCCCGAACAGCATCCAACGGCTCAAGCTGGGCGCCAGGCGCGACGGCACCCTCGTCGCGCTCCAGGTCCAGGCATATGGCAGCGGAGGCGTGGCCGGAGGCGCGGGGGTCGGCTTCGCCCACTCCACCCTCTATTCCTGCCCGAACGTGCACGTGGAGCAATACGACGTCTTCACCAACACGGGGCCCTGCGCCGCCTTCCGGGCACCCGGTCAGGCCCAGGGCATGTTCGCCCTGGAGCAGGCCATGGACGAGCTGGCGGAGAAGCTGGCCATGGATCCGCTCGCGCTCCGGGCGAAGCTCGACGTCTCCGGGACGGACGACAGCCTGGCCCGGGCCCATGAGCGCCGCGTGGGAGCCGAACGGTTCGGCTGGAACAAGCGGCGGCCCGCGGGCACGGACAAGGGACCCATCAAGCGGGGCATCGGGGTCTCCCAGTCCCAGTGGCTCTACCTCGTCCACCGCAACACCGCGTGCGAGGTGCGGGTGATGGGGGATGGCTCCGTCGAGGCCTTCAGCGGTGCGCAGGACATCGGCACGGGGACGCGCACCATCCTGGCCCAGGTGGTGGCGGAGGAGTTCGGCCTGCGCGCCGAGGAGATTGGTTCCCATATCGGCGATTCCCACTACCCGGCGGGGCCTCCGTCGGGCGGGAGCCGGGTCTCCAGCTCGCTGACTCCCGCCGCCCGGAACGCCGCCTGGCGCTGTGCCCGCGATCTGGCTTCACGGCTGGCCCCCGTCCTCGACGCGAACGCGGAGGACATCGTCTTCGCGGGGGGCAAGGTGATGGTGAAGGGCAAGAACTCGTTGGCCTTGCCCTTTCGTGAGGCGGTCAAGAAGGCCAGGATCCAGGAGATCTCCCACCGGGCCGAGCGCCGTGACGACTACGAGGGGTACGCGGCGGCGGGCGCGGAGGTGAACATCAGCCGGCATGGGATTGGAGGCGTCCAGTTCGCCGAGGTCGAGGTCGACACCGAGACGGGCATCGTCAAGGTGGTGCGGGTGGTCGCGGTGCACGACTGCGGGCGCCCCATCAATCCCAAGCTCACCGAGAGCCAGATCTTCGGCGGGGTGATCCAAGGCGTGAGCTACGCGCTCTACGAGGAGCGGCACCTGGACGCCGCGAGCGGCCACCAGCTCAATACCAACGTCGATCAATACAAGATCGTCGGCTCGCGCGAGGTGCCGAACATCCAGGTCATCCTGCTCGAGCAGCTCGGGGCGCAGTCCTCGACGGACGCGCGCGGAATCGCCGAGCCCGCCAACGTGGCCACGGCGGCGGCGGTGGCCAATGCCTTCTACAACGCGACGGGCAAGCGCATCCGCACGCTCCCGATGACGCCCGCGAACGTGCTCGCGGCGCTGCGCGCCTGA
- a CDS encoding DEAD/DEAH box helicase produces the protein MSVTAELLEAVREEARPDTWSAGMGLARAGAVSVQSVGAEEAVLRVRAVGRPAPLTTVLYPEDEIWECDCRGRVDPCEHVVAAAIVLHHSRTQGASAPRPAARPMPATNRLAPAQAPSAQAVARPGTAPKPERMVYRFKRVDGGLQLERLLVRPDNTARLLARSLASLLANPVEAARIQVEPCDLLADKLLARPTKGALPPERLGALLRVLEPARTVIFDGALVSVSSEPVLPRVTVVDRGEQLVIKVEKDPRITEVVSAGVALCGGALCPLGEQGLTGAWLESLPQEKVFSPEQMGELTGKVLPDLARRMPVDVKSQRLPPIDRTLEPRISMEINQLDSGLSVLPTLVYGAPPSVRIDNGRMVYLKGAVPVRDEAAEQKLIHQLRDELNMVPGRRVTVQGKEAVQLADKLRRWRGDLTGDAARVVSPHVRLRPSLSVEAGASRDGVPHVGFSFDFQVEGAEPGAPRSVDAGAVMRAWEEGLGLVPLEGGGWAPLPTEWLKTHGQRVADLLASRGTDGRLANHAIPQLTGLCEALEHPSPPGLERLAPLVQGFEKLPDARLPEDLTATLRPYQLQGLSWLTFLRQAGLGGVLADDMGLGKTLQTICTLGPGSLVVAPTSVLPNWEAEVKRFRPSLKVSVYHGPGRVLDETADVTLTTYALLRLDAEVLGAKEWDTVVLDEAQAIKNPDSQVARAAYGLRAAFRVALSGTPIENRLEELWSLMHFTNQGLLGGRKEFEERWARPVSDNQKGAAEQLRARIRPFVLRRLKRDVAPELPPRTESVRHVTLSERERAVYDAVYAATREEVVSQLEEGGSVLKALEALLRLRQAACHPALVPGQQAKTSSKVEALIEALGTAVADGHKALVFSQWTSMLDLIEPALREAGIDFIRLDGGTANRGAVAERFQDPEGPPVMLISLKAGATGLNLTAADHVFLVDPWWNPSVEAQAADRAHRIGQQRPVMVYRLVSRGTVEEKILTLQEKKRALFESALGGASGAAAITRADLMQLLE, from the coding sequence ATGTCAGTGACCGCGGAGTTGCTCGAAGCCGTCCGGGAAGAAGCACGCCCGGACACCTGGTCCGCTGGTATGGGCCTGGCCCGCGCGGGTGCCGTCTCGGTGCAGTCCGTCGGAGCGGAAGAGGCCGTCCTGCGGGTGCGCGCCGTGGGCAGGCCGGCGCCCCTGACCACCGTGCTCTACCCGGAGGATGAGATCTGGGAGTGTGACTGCCGTGGCCGGGTGGATCCCTGCGAGCACGTGGTGGCGGCGGCCATCGTCCTCCACCACTCGCGGACCCAGGGGGCTTCCGCGCCGCGCCCCGCCGCGCGGCCCATGCCCGCCACGAACCGGCTCGCTCCCGCCCAGGCTCCCTCGGCCCAGGCCGTTGCTCGCCCAGGCACCGCGCCGAAGCCGGAGCGCATGGTGTACCGCTTCAAGCGCGTGGACGGAGGACTGCAACTCGAGCGCCTGCTGGTGCGTCCGGACAACACCGCGCGGCTGCTCGCGCGCAGTCTGGCGTCGCTGCTGGCCAACCCCGTGGAGGCGGCCCGCATCCAGGTGGAGCCGTGCGACCTGCTCGCGGACAAGCTGCTGGCGCGGCCCACGAAGGGCGCGCTTCCTCCCGAGCGGCTCGGCGCGCTCCTGCGCGTGCTGGAGCCCGCGCGCACGGTGATCTTCGACGGCGCGCTGGTGTCCGTGTCGAGCGAGCCCGTGCTGCCCCGGGTCACCGTGGTGGACCGTGGAGAGCAACTGGTCATCAAGGTGGAGAAGGACCCGCGCATCACCGAGGTGGTGAGTGCCGGGGTGGCGCTGTGCGGAGGCGCGCTCTGTCCGCTCGGTGAGCAGGGCCTCACCGGTGCGTGGCTGGAGAGCCTGCCCCAGGAGAAGGTCTTCTCGCCCGAGCAGATGGGGGAGCTCACCGGGAAGGTGCTGCCGGACCTGGCGCGGCGCATGCCGGTGGACGTGAAGAGCCAGCGGCTGCCGCCCATCGATCGCACGCTCGAGCCGCGCATCTCCATGGAGATCAACCAGCTCGACTCCGGGCTCTCGGTGTTGCCCACCCTGGTGTATGGCGCGCCGCCCTCGGTGCGTATCGACAACGGGCGAATGGTGTACCTCAAGGGCGCGGTGCCCGTGCGCGACGAGGCCGCCGAGCAGAAGCTCATCCACCAGTTGCGCGACGAGCTGAACATGGTGCCCGGCCGGCGCGTGACGGTGCAGGGCAAGGAGGCGGTGCAGCTCGCCGACAAGCTGCGGCGCTGGCGCGGCGACCTCACCGGGGACGCGGCGCGCGTGGTGAGTCCCCACGTGCGGCTTCGCCCCTCGCTGTCGGTGGAAGCGGGCGCCTCGCGGGATGGGGTGCCGCATGTGGGCTTCTCGTTCGACTTCCAGGTGGAGGGCGCGGAGCCGGGCGCGCCCCGCTCGGTGGACGCGGGCGCGGTGATGCGCGCGTGGGAGGAAGGGCTCGGTCTGGTGCCGCTGGAGGGCGGCGGGTGGGCGCCCCTGCCCACCGAGTGGCTGAAGACGCATGGTCAGCGCGTGGCGGACCTGTTGGCGTCGCGGGGGACGGATGGGCGGCTGGCCAACCATGCCATCCCTCAGCTCACCGGGCTGTGCGAGGCGCTGGAACACCCCTCTCCTCCCGGGCTCGAGCGGCTGGCGCCCCTGGTCCAGGGCTTCGAGAAGCTGCCGGACGCGCGGCTGCCCGAGGATCTCACCGCCACGTTGCGCCCCTACCAGCTCCAGGGCTTGAGCTGGCTCACCTTCCTGCGGCAGGCGGGACTGGGCGGCGTGCTCGCGGACGACATGGGTCTGGGCAAGACGCTGCAGACGATCTGCACGCTGGGGCCGGGCTCGTTGGTGGTGGCGCCCACGAGCGTGTTGCCCAACTGGGAGGCGGAGGTGAAGCGCTTCCGGCCCTCGTTGAAGGTGTCCGTCTATCACGGCCCCGGGCGGGTCCTGGACGAGACGGCCGACGTGACGCTCACCACCTACGCGCTGCTGCGCCTGGACGCGGAGGTGCTGGGCGCGAAGGAGTGGGACACGGTGGTGCTGGACGAGGCCCAGGCCATCAAGAACCCGGACAGCCAGGTGGCGCGCGCGGCGTACGGGTTGCGAGCCGCCTTCCGGGTGGCCTTGAGCGGCACGCCCATCGAGAACCGGCTCGAGGAGCTCTGGAGCCTGATGCACTTCACCAACCAGGGACTGCTCGGCGGGCGCAAGGAGTTCGAGGAGCGGTGGGCTCGGCCCGTGTCGGACAACCAGAAGGGCGCGGCCGAGCAGTTGCGCGCGCGCATCCGTCCCTTCGTCCTGCGCAGGCTCAAGCGGGACGTGGCGCCCGAGTTGCCGCCGCGCACCGAGTCCGTGCGGCACGTCACCCTGAGCGAGCGGGAGCGCGCCGTCTATGACGCGGTGTACGCGGCCACGCGCGAAGAGGTGGTGTCCCAACTGGAGGAGGGGGGCAGCGTGCTCAAGGCGCTGGAGGCGCTGCTGCGGCTGCGCCAGGCGGCGTGCCACCCGGCGCTCGTGCCGGGACAGCAGGCGAAGACGTCCTCCAAGGTGGAGGCGCTCATCGAGGCGCTTGGCACCGCGGTGGCGGATGGGCACAAGGCGCTCGTCTTCTCTCAGTGGACGTCGATGTTGGATCTCATCGAGCCGGCGCTGCGGGAAGCGGGCATCGACTTCATCCGGCTGGATGGGGGCACGGCCAATCGCGGTGCCGTGGCCGAGCGGTTCCAGGATCCGGAGGGCCCGCCGGTGATGTTGATTTCGCTCAAGGCGGGCGCCACGGGACTCAACCTCACGGCGGCGGACCATGTCTTCCTGGTGGATCCGTGGTGGAACCCGTCGGTGGAGGCGCAGGCGGCGGACCGCGCGCACCGCATCGGCCAGCAGCGGCCGGTGATGGTGTACCGGCTGGTGTCGCGGGGCACGGTGGAGGAGAAGATCCTCACCCTCCAGGAGAAGAAGCGGGCGCTCTTCGAATCCGCGCTCGGCGGCGCCTCGGGGGCGGCGGCCATCACCCGGGCGGACCTCATGCAACTGCTCGAATGA